TTTCTGAAATATTTTTGTTAAAAATATTCATGATATTTTTGCCATATATATTAATATTGTTTTTTTCCATATCCTCGATAATTTTTTTTAGTTTATAATATGGAATGTCAAGAGTAGTATTTATTAATCTTTTTCCATATATATCCTTCCATTCAAAATCCACATCAATATAATTTTTAATTCTGTTTTTTAACAGAATTTTTTCTACTTTTATTATTTCTTTATCTTCGAATATTAAATTAAAGTATTTTTTTTCTTTTTTTAAAGGAGTGTTTATACCCTCTCTGAAATAAAATTCTTTGGAATTAGGATCTTGCCAGATAGAAGTAACCATTTGTTCAACTCCTGTATGATATAATAGTATTATGAAGAAATATATTGAGATATTTATAATTAAAGGGGTGATTGTATGGAATTAATTAAATATGATTCTTTGGATAAAATACAAAATATTAATTTTGATGGTAGAAAATTATATACATCAAAAAAAATAGAATTAGTTTTAATAAGTTTGGAACCAGGTGAAACTGTAAAAAAACATTCTACACCTTTTGATGCTATATTTTTTGTATCAAAAGGAAAAGGAATAGTTGA
This genomic stretch from Marinitoga litoralis harbors:
- a CDS encoding cupin domain-containing protein, translating into MELIKYDSLDKIQNINFDGRKLYTSKKIELVLISLEPGETVKKHSTPFDAIFFVSKGKGIVEFENENISVNENDMIFCDKNLPHGLRNNSDDKFNVLVIKIFE